Proteins from a single region of Cloacibacillus sp.:
- the miaA gene encoding tRNA (adenosine(37)-N6)-dimethylallyltransferase MiaA: MTDKKIPVIAIIGPTAVGKTEFSLSLAARLNVEVISVDSRQVYRYLDVGTDKVSREIRREVIHHLIDVVDPDQVYSAADFAEDAEDAVNRIMARGRVPLLIGGTPFYYRALTGMLSEDLPKDENVRSQLEAEITVRGLSALHQELMEIDPEAGAKIHQNDPVRTMRALEIFRITGKNASWWYRRQNKMESPYEILYIGLTRLRANLYLNIERRVKEQFASGYPEEVKWLLDNGYSPSLPALQGFGYRELVRYIGGECTFLEAIEGDIRSTKAFSRRQMTWFKHFEPALWYDFDKVSKEEALRDVVPRCLAHLEGGA; the protein is encoded by the coding sequence ATGACGGATAAAAAGATCCCCGTTATCGCGATAATCGGCCCTACGGCGGTCGGCAAGACGGAGTTCAGCCTGTCGCTTGCCGCGAGGCTCAACGTGGAGGTCATCTCGGTCGACTCTCGCCAGGTCTACCGCTATCTTGACGTTGGCACGGACAAGGTATCCCGCGAGATACGGCGCGAGGTGATACATCATCTCATCGACGTCGTCGATCCGGACCAGGTATATTCCGCAGCCGACTTCGCGGAGGATGCGGAGGACGCCGTGAACCGCATCATGGCCCGCGGCCGCGTGCCGCTGCTGATCGGCGGCACGCCCTTCTACTACCGCGCGCTTACCGGCATGCTCTCCGAAGATCTGCCGAAGGATGAAAATGTCAGGTCTCAGCTTGAGGCAGAGATAACGGTACGCGGGCTTTCCGCGCTGCATCAGGAACTTATGGAGATAGATCCCGAGGCGGGGGCGAAGATACATCAAAACGACCCCGTGCGTACGATGCGCGCCCTTGAGATATTCCGCATCACCGGCAAGAACGCGAGCTGGTGGTACCGGAGGCAGAATAAGATGGAGTCTCCCTATGAAATATTATATATCGGCCTCACGAGGCTTCGCGCCAATCTCTACTTGAATATCGAGCGCCGCGTCAAAGAGCAGTTCGCGAGCGGATATCCTGAGGAGGTCAAGTGGCTGCTCGACAATGGCTATTCTCCATCGCTTCCGGCGCTGCAGGGTTTTGGCTACCGTGAACTGGTGCGTTACATCGGCGGCGAATGCACCTTCCTGGAGGCGATAGAGGGCGACATCCGTTCGACCAAGGCCTTCTCTCGCCGTCAGATGACCTGGTTTAAGCATTTTGAGCCCGCGCTTTGGTATGACTTCGACAAGGTCTCAAAGGAGGAGGCGCTTAGGGACGTCGTACCGCGCTGTCTCGCGCACCTGGAGGGCGGCGCATGA
- the ispH gene encoding 4-hydroxy-3-methylbut-2-enyl diphosphate reductase codes for MKIITADPTGLCFGVKRAIMTLEGELKKTHQVYALGSPIHNPQETERLEKLGLVVVDSPEEVPEGAVSFVRAHGVTPEVFESLRERSAKMVDGTCPFVKTAQERAKTLSQDGYIVIILGDASHPEVKGIMGYVSGEVHVLASAEAIPYELYGKRCGILSQTTQRVENFSALVSGFVSVSPEIKVYNTICRATLARQQFVCRLAEEADGMIVLGGRNSANTRKLAEIGSCSGVPTLWIEHAGELERGWLENKDIIGIAAGGSTPDWLIKELIQKLKMM; via the coding sequence ATGAAGATAATCACCGCCGATCCGACGGGGCTCTGCTTCGGAGTGAAACGCGCGATCATGACGCTTGAAGGCGAGCTGAAAAAGACTCATCAGGTCTACGCGCTGGGCAGCCCGATACACAATCCGCAGGAGACGGAACGGCTTGAGAAGCTGGGGCTCGTCGTCGTCGATTCTCCCGAAGAGGTGCCGGAGGGCGCCGTATCTTTCGTGCGGGCCCACGGGGTGACGCCGGAGGTTTTTGAATCGCTGCGCGAAAGAAGCGCGAAAATGGTCGACGGAACATGTCCTTTTGTAAAAACAGCGCAGGAAAGGGCAAAGACCCTTTCCCAAGATGGGTATATCGTGATAATATTAGGAGACGCCTCCCATCCGGAGGTCAAGGGTATTATGGGCTATGTTTCAGGAGAGGTCCACGTGCTGGCCTCCGCGGAGGCGATACCGTACGAGCTGTACGGCAAACGCTGCGGGATACTGAGCCAGACGACTCAGCGTGTGGAAAATTTTTCCGCGCTTGTTAGTGGATTTGTTTCCGTATCTCCTGAAATAAAGGTATATAATACGATATGCCGCGCGACTCTCGCACGACAGCAGTTCGTTTGCCGGCTTGCGGAAGAGGCGGACGGCATGATAGTGTTGGGCGGCAGGAACAGCGCCAACACGAGAAAGCTCGCAGAGATCGGCTCCTGTTCAGGGGTGCCGACCTTGTGGATAGAACACGCAGGAGAACTAGAGAGGGGCTGGTTGGAAAATAAGGACATAATAGGAATAGCCGCGGGAGGCAGCACCCCCGACTGGCTGATAAAAGAACTGATCCAAAAATTAAAGATGATGTAA
- a CDS encoding S1 RNA-binding domain-containing protein: protein MVDELRTEDVMETQEKEETMEEMMQQYDVMGDFHRGKVVEGTVVDSREDGWLVDVGYKCEGFLPRKEWTHRVLVEETPEPENGAKVRVQITNIGQGEDAQLGLSRWRCEFDERWNKLEEEAENNETITVKGIRKVKGGLIVSCCGIEGFIPISHLTQEGHGVNPGKLLDQEFPVKLIEKDRRKRRLVFSRRSLIEEELTGIRQAFYEQVHEGDVLEGDVSSITSFGVFVNLGAMEGLVHISELSWQRNAKAKKIVTKGDHVKVKVIGIDKENNRISLSIRQTLDDPWTTAAERWTPGKVTEGTVTNLTEFGAFVEIEPGVEGLIHIGDLSWTRIKHPKEVLKKGQKVEVSIIETDTERKRISLGYKQLNDPWKDAAEKYQKDAEVPVKVVRIADFGAFVELEEGIEGLIHISQLSSQRVENPKEVLSEGQEVTARVLEVNPVERRIRLSLRPANEEPVRRSPREESHDQPPMGGAPAKRGEDRPRRRRSEGGDRRRQESGNSQLPQEEMNFLIGDLLKQREMEDGE, encoded by the coding sequence ATGGTTGACGAGCTTCGTACAGAAGACGTAATGGAAACACAGGAAAAAGAAGAAACGATGGAAGAAATGATGCAGCAGTATGATGTGATGGGCGACTTCCACCGCGGCAAGGTCGTGGAGGGAACCGTCGTTGATTCACGTGAGGACGGCTGGCTCGTAGATGTAGGCTACAAATGCGAAGGCTTTCTTCCGCGCAAAGAATGGACTCACAGAGTTCTCGTAGAAGAGACTCCCGAGCCCGAGAACGGCGCCAAGGTCAGAGTGCAGATCACGAACATCGGGCAGGGTGAAGACGCCCAGCTCGGACTCTCACGCTGGCGCTGCGAATTTGACGAGCGCTGGAACAAGCTCGAAGAAGAGGCGGAGAACAACGAGACTATCACAGTAAAGGGAATCCGTAAGGTAAAGGGCGGCCTCATCGTGAGCTGCTGCGGCATCGAAGGATTCATCCCCATTTCACACCTGACGCAGGAGGGCCACGGAGTGAATCCCGGAAAACTCCTCGACCAGGAATTCCCTGTGAAGCTCATCGAAAAGGACCGCAGAAAGCGCCGCCTCGTATTCTCCCGCCGCAGCCTCATCGAAGAGGAACTGACAGGCATCCGCCAGGCCTTCTATGAGCAGGTACATGAAGGCGATGTGCTTGAGGGCGATGTCAGCAGCATCACTTCTTTCGGTGTTTTCGTCAACCTCGGTGCGATGGAAGGGCTGGTCCACATCAGCGAACTTTCATGGCAGCGCAACGCGAAGGCCAAAAAGATCGTCACTAAGGGCGACCACGTCAAGGTAAAGGTCATCGGCATCGACAAGGAGAACAACAGGATCTCCCTCTCGATCCGTCAGACGCTTGACGATCCCTGGACGACGGCGGCCGAGCGCTGGACCCCCGGCAAGGTTACCGAGGGTACCGTTACCAACCTGACAGAATTCGGCGCATTTGTAGAAATAGAGCCCGGCGTAGAGGGACTTATCCATATCGGAGACCTCAGCTGGACACGCATCAAGCACCCGAAGGAAGTCCTCAAGAAGGGGCAGAAGGTCGAAGTTTCGATCATCGAGACGGACACCGAGCGCAAGCGCATCAGCCTGGGCTACAAGCAGCTCAATGATCCCTGGAAGGATGCAGCCGAGAAGTATCAGAAGGACGCAGAGGTTCCTGTGAAGGTCGTTCGCATCGCTGACTTCGGCGCCTTCGTCGAACTCGAAGAGGGTATCGAGGGACTCATCCACATCTCCCAGCTTTCTTCACAGAGAGTGGAGAATCCCAAGGAAGTGCTCTCAGAGGGGCAGGAAGTCACCGCCCGCGTTCTCGAAGTGAATCCCGTCGAGCGCCGTATCCGCCTCAGCCTGCGTCCCGCGAACGAAGAGCCCGTAAGACGTTCGCCGCGTGAGGAATCGCATGACCAGCCCCCGATGGGCGGAGCTCCCGCGAAGCGCGGCGAGGACCGTCCGCGCCGCCGCCGTTCAGAGGGCGGTGACCGCCGGAGACAGGAGAGCGGCAACAGCCAGCTTCCGCAGGAAGAGATGAACTTCTTGATCGGAGATCTTCTCAAACAGCGTGAGATGGAAGACGGCGAATAG
- the def gene encoding peptide deformylase — protein sequence MALRTICFYPDPVLREETARVEEFDEELKTLVGDMFDTMYANDGIGLAAPQVGVAKKVVVIDYHGDKFVLVNPEIIEAEGFVTNEEGCLSFPGIYEKVVSPERLTVVYQDENGVSLRKELDGFPACVFSHEIDHLNGRLLIDRVSPLKRQFLKKKIAKRAAEK from the coding sequence ATGGCCCTTAGAACTATATGCTTTTATCCCGATCCCGTGCTCCGCGAAGAGACGGCAAGGGTGGAGGAATTTGACGAAGAATTGAAGACCCTTGTCGGCGACATGTTCGACACCATGTACGCGAACGATGGCATCGGCCTTGCCGCGCCTCAGGTGGGAGTCGCAAAAAAGGTCGTCGTCATAGACTACCACGGCGATAAATTCGTCCTCGTTAACCCAGAGATTATCGAAGCGGAGGGCTTCGTGACTAACGAAGAGGGCTGCCTCAGCTTTCCGGGCATCTACGAAAAGGTCGTCTCTCCCGAGAGGCTGACCGTCGTCTATCAGGACGAGAACGGCGTCTCCCTGAGAAAGGAGCTTGACGGTTTTCCAGCCTGCGTTTTTTCTCACGAGATCGACCACCTCAACGGACGGCTGCTCATTGACCGGGTCTCGCCGCTCAAGCGCCAGTTCCTCAAGAAAAAAATCGCGAAACGGGCGGCGGAAAAATAA
- the fmt gene encoding methionyl-tRNA formyltransferase: MGQLTVGFMGSGRFAARCLEIISNRLRPAWVLTNAPRTAGRGLKLQNTPVWELARSLDLPVYTTERLSADAERLEWLRQNSPDVILVIDFGQMIKEPVLSMASLGCLNIHPSKLPEYRGSAPIQRALMDGRTKTAVSIFRLDAGMDSGPILAQPELVIEPEDDAAALMEKAALLGSETLLHYLCGVAPTEWRFTPQKEENVTTAPKIDKSEGKIDWRAESAEEIINKIRGIGCSPGVYCMVRGKRLRVHAAEPLPSADCAVCRCEIVDGAPVVVCREGALKLVEVQPEGKRPQRAEDWARGARIENGEEIG, translated from the coding sequence ATGGGCCAGCTGACTGTCGGCTTCATGGGCTCCGGCCGCTTCGCCGCGCGCTGCCTGGAGATAATATCAAACCGGCTCCGTCCCGCGTGGGTGCTGACGAACGCGCCGCGTACGGCGGGACGCGGGCTCAAACTGCAGAATACGCCGGTATGGGAGCTTGCGCGGTCGCTTGACCTGCCCGTTTATACGACGGAGAGGCTGTCCGCCGACGCGGAGCGCCTGGAATGGCTGCGGCAAAACAGCCCCGATGTGATACTGGTGATAGACTTCGGACAGATGATAAAAGAGCCGGTACTCTCTATGGCTTCATTGGGCTGTCTTAACATCCACCCCTCGAAGCTGCCGGAATACCGGGGCTCGGCTCCTATCCAGCGTGCGCTGATGGACGGACGTACAAAGACGGCGGTCTCCATCTTCCGGCTTGACGCCGGTATGGACTCCGGCCCCATATTGGCGCAGCCGGAGCTCGTGATAGAACCGGAGGACGACGCCGCGGCGCTGATGGAAAAGGCCGCCCTGCTCGGCTCCGAAACGCTGCTCCACTACCTTTGCGGCGTCGCGCCCACAGAGTGGCGCTTTACGCCCCAAAAAGAAGAAAATGTGACGACGGCTCCAAAGATAGATAAGTCCGAAGGAAAGATTGACTGGCGCGCGGAAAGCGCCGAAGAGATAATCAATAAGATCAGGGGCATCGGATGCTCCCCGGGAGTCTATTGCATGGTCCGCGGCAAGCGGCTCCGCGTACACGCGGCAGAGCCTCTGCCCTCGGCGGACTGCGCGGTCTGTCGCTGTGAGATCGTCGACGGCGCGCCTGTCGTCGTCTGCCGTGAGGGGGCGCTTAAACTCGTCGAGGTGCAGCCGGAGGGCAAAAGGCCGCAGCGCGCCGAGGACTGGGCGCGCGGGGCCCGCATAGAAAACGGCGAAGAGATAGGATAA